The DNA window acTGCGCTctgagtatcctgccttggcaaaatgcgctgttaagacactgatgccctttgcaaccacgtacctatgtgaataccggcacagactgtgtggaaaattatttaagacagagactctctccaatacattgcagagttatgtgcatcgtTTCAAGCAcacttctcattaacctgtggtgagttattcacaattttcgatgaacaaataaggtttcaTATGTAAGATGGGCAAATAAAGAGTAAAATTATTGGtcattattatttgtgccctggtcctattgtataagagctctttgtctccactggcttccagttgaagctcgcatccgctacaagaccatggtgcttgcctacggagctgtgaggggaacggcacctcagtacctccaggctctgatcaggccctacacccaaacaagggcactgcgttcatccacctctggcctgctcgcctccctaccactgaggaagtacagttcccgctcagcccagtcaaaactgttcgctgctctggccccccaatggtggaacaaactccctcacgacgccaggacagcggagtcaatcaccaccttccggagacacctgaaaccccacctctttaaggaatacttaggataggataaagtaatccttctcaccccccccccccttaaaagatttagatgcactattgtaaagtggctgttccactggatgtcataaggtgaatgcaccaatttgtaagtcgctctggataagagcgtctgctaaatgacttaaatgtaatgtaaatgtaaatgtaattgattcCATTTGAGAATGTTCAATATAAGGGTGTTTGTAGTCGATATTTGCGTCTGTTCCATGAGCCTTGTATACTCACTGCTAGAAACAGCATACAGTACATCCCGAAGGAGGAGTGGCCGGAGTAGAAGGACAACCTGGAAAAATGGGAAAAAAATTGATGTTCTTAAAAATGGTCATGTCAACCTGTCATGACTGTTTGGAGACTACAGTGGATCTATTCAGTGTGTTTCTACCAGAGCGTTAAGCTGTGGTCACCAACCCTTGTCCTGGTGAGCAGCAGTTTGTGCAAGCATTGGTTCCAGTTCAGCAATAACCACTAGCATAGAGCAATGCACCGGTCAACAATATTCCCCTCATACCCTGTATCTCAGTAACTACCTGGACTCAGTGACGTCATGAGAGTTGCCGGTGCAGTTGATATCCAGCATGTAGCCTTTGCAGACCTTGGGGTTGCAGACGGCCATGAAGTTGGGCCGCAGGCGTCCAATGGTGAACTTAGCCAGGTCTGTcagtgattggctgacagctgctCCGAACAGGAAGGTACCTAGCACCTTGTAGAGCGCCGCCACGTACCCGTTGAACTCAGAGTTAGAGTGAATCCTCTTACTGTAGACCAGGTAGGCCTCTCCTGATGCTAGCtatgggaagagaaagagagaggagcttGAATTACATCTAACCTTCCAGTATGACAGGTAATATATGGTTTGGTCCACTGGCTACATAGACAAACGCCTGTTTGTGACACAGATCTGGGAATCAATGTCGTCAGATGTTCTTTATCTCACCTAGGTGTCAGAGAGGAAAGTATAGGGCGGGACTCACGATGACGACGGTGCAGGAGATGGTGACTGCAGCCAGCAGGCCGTGGGTGATAGTGTCATGTTTGAAGGGGTACTTGATGTCCTCATCGTCACAGTACACACCCCTTTGGTAGGGCCGGAAAACTACGGTCATAATGAGGAAAGGCAGTGCAGCTATGAGAAGAAAGAGCAGGCAGGCAACTTGTTAATTCACTCCAACTTGAAAAATGATGTCTGCAACAATTGTATGGATCCAACTGCTGACATAAAAATGAATGAAGAATGAAATTATGTCCAGCACCTGAACTAGCAGGATGTGAATTTTATTTTCTCTTTCATTATTTTACTTCAACTACCAGCATCGACTTTTCCTATAATAAAGGGTGATAAAGTACATCAGGAGCGATTAATGATAATGCTGTTGATTCAAGCTAACGTATATAAAGATTTACGAGAGCATCCATCAGTTAAATaacatatattttacatttccagAAACCCAGACATTACATCACTATTCAATCTGGGAGGTTAAATGTTTCTTCAAGGTGCTCTGAGAAGTTTTATTTCTCCTCCTTTCCTGAAGACCTCGTTCAGTGGAACAACACTATCCTGAAAATATGCCACATTCATGGCCCAGAAAAGCCCAGCATACCGAAGCAGTGCACACCAAACATTGAAGTAGGTTGTGAAATGTTGTAGTAAAATCTTTAGAGTAAGGGATTGCAAAAACAAACACAtggactcacacacacccctccccagtGCACTTCCTTAGAAGACTGACTGATGTGGTGGTGTGCACAAACAAGCCCAAATACAGCCTCTCAAGGCTATGGAGTGGATGGAAAATGCACTTGAAACTTTGGGAAAACATCTTcgaatccacacacacacgctcaaccTGTCTGATTCGTGATGCAAAGCCACAAACACACCATGAGGAAGACATTATGCGTTCGTTACTGCAGTTCATGTTGATAAACTCAACCTAATGAATAATACTCTTCTCGTCTGTGCTGCACCTACAAATTAAAACGTATGTGAAAAATACCTTATTGGTACAACTGCTAGGAGCTCTTCCCAGCTAACAAttctagggagagagaaagtgtttGTCATATCACCCCTAATGTTTCACTGATGTTTGAGGGTCCAGTTTTCCAGGAACATTCAATGACAAACTATTCAGCATGTTTTGGGGTTAGAGTTAGGCCAACATTCCCTTGATGTCAAACCAATCCAGAacgtggttaccatgttctcagaatatccCATATTAATATTCTAGACACTTTTCATGGGACATTGCAATACAATTCATGTGTCCAGTTTTGTGAGGGTTAGAATATTCCATCAGCGTTCCACCAAAACATTGTTGCCGTACACATTTGTGTATCAGTTGCCAGGATGTCACCTGACGGTCCTAAAGAAACGTTCTCTCCGcccattttttctctctcattacaCATCACACCTTGTTACTGTTGCGGAGATTATCAAGGCGAACCACTGATCcattcacagctttgtctgtTGGCAAGGTTAGGGACACACAGACAGTGCTTTAAAACAcagggtgtttctcaatatgcatactaTCGTGCTCCACACTCTGCGAGTGCATTCTCAGGGGACGTTCTTGTAAGGGCGAGAGTGTGGAGAATGCATAAAACATGACATTTAAGAAGCAgtcactcccctactgtattaactaacgctgcacctcccccttcactgaaccttcttccagccaggacaatggcaACAATAGACGAAACAAGAAATAAACAAAGCAAGCGTTTTACTTCATAATTATCAGCTAGATATATGTGAATTGAAATaatctagctagccagctagttaaacagGCAAAAATGACCCAAAACTAACGTTATGCAAGGTAGATGTAAATTTGTTGTGGGTAGCTAACTACCAATTTTTCGtggctagctagccagttagcatTACTAATTTATTATGGACTTTTATATacccattttctccccaattttcgtggtatccaattggtactTAAAGTCCTGTCCCATTGCTGcactcccatacggactcaggaggcgaaggtcaagagctgtGCGTCCTCAGAAACACAACCCAACAAGCACCACtgtttcttgacacaatgcccacttaacccggaagccagccacaccaatgtgtcggaggaaacactgtgcacctggcgactgtgtcagtGCGCCCGGCCCCTCACAGGAGTCACTAGtacgcaatgggacaaggacatccctgccggccaaaccctcccctaacccagacgacgctgagtcaattgtgcgccgcctcatggatCTACCGGCTCAATGACTGTTTTGGACAAACTAGTATTCATAGTAAATATCATGAAGAAAACACAAGGCAAGATAACACCATCTAGTTTACTGTAAACTAGATGTTGATGACATATACATGGATAAGAATTAGCCTAAGCTTGAAGAGGAAAATTATATTTATATCAGATCTAACTCGTATCACATGAACAGAGAGTCAACACATCTCATTTCATCCTCGATTCTAAAAATAAATATGCAAAAATACAAAATCCGCTGAAACAGCACTATCTAcattgggaaagggggatacctaatcagttgtacaactgaatgcattcaactgaaatgtgtcttccacatttaacccaacccctttgaatcagtgaatcagagaggtgtgggaggCTGCCATAATttacatccacgtcttcggcaccAAGAACAATGTAGGATGGGACATAAACCTAACAATTTCAAAGACTAATCTCTCTGAACAGGGGGGTAAAAAAGATCACAAAATTCACTGAGAATACAATACATTGGATAAAGAAACAACACTCCAAGCCGCAGCTCCAAACTACTTGTTAGACATAGAGAACTGATAAGATATACTCattgttggggtgggattggcatGTGAGGTTGGGGTGGGGTCCGTGACAGGCTTTAGACCATTTCTTTGGATTCCTCATGTCTAACTCATTGtttgaaaaaagtttggtccaaatcagatgttaggcactatatttattgaatattatatgaatcccatcaattaaaatggccaatttgggtgtaatcaattagcttaatttctcagagatcaaattatataaaacaatgttgcaggaatgctaatcttatctgCTTACAACAACAGAAACAATTTCAGAACGATCTGAGATGGAGGGTGTCAAAATcctctttcttgtgctttttgaggtggaatgaCCCTATAGGATAAAGACAGATCAGTGTACTGTGTCATACAGTCTAACCTTGCTGCTAGGTTTCAGACACGACAAAAGGCACAATGAGacaaacatttgagagaaaaacCTAAACTGGAGATAGCCGCTAAGATTCACTCAAGCTACATCTACAAAAAGTGTCCATTGTATTGCTAGCCTTCTAATATTAGTTCAAGAGGATATGTTGATTCCATTTAATATGAATGCAAGCACCCACCATTATATCAACAGAGATCAGACAGCGTCACCACCAAACAGGTGGCACTTAACCATCAGATATGGGATCCAAGTGGCAACCCTTCATTCTCAACCGGCACCAACCATTATCCCTCTGTACTCTGCTCACCTGCCCACCGCTCCCTGTTTTCCTCAGCACAAGGCTGTTGGGGTAGTGTTTACACAGTGGTAGAAAGCTTTGTGAGGGAATAGAACCCTAAAATAAAAGCCTTAGTGGCCCCAGACCCTCAGCACCTCCATCCTTTCTGGTGGTGTCACAAGACAACGTGGCCATCCACCATTTTATTGTCAATTAATTTGTCCTACATCCTGCCTCCAGCTAGCACAAACATCAGTCAGAATCACACCAAGAATGTCAAGGAACGGCTTCCTTTTCCTCCTCCAAATCCACACATGGCAGGAAGTGAACCACAGAAAGAGTGGAGGAGGTTTGTGTTTCTTGGTTATTGTGACTATTCATTCATCCCACTCCCCCTGATCCAGTGTCCACGATAACATGTGTTTGGTTTCTGGAGGAATAATTTGCCATTCTTTTGTTCCCAACATCTGAGCTGAGTGTAACTTAAATCAGGACAGGCTGATGATCTCTGAAGGACATTCACTCTATCACCACTTCACTTCTGAGTTAATCATACATCACTTTGAAAGTTTTTATACAACAAACAGTATTTTCTTAAAGCGAAGTTCCAGACTCTTGATCTTTCATAATGTAACTTGCTTGGGATTAGTACCAGCTGTCAAATCCTCTGTAATGTATTCAGAAAAACAATATTTACCGGGAATATAAGTGGCCATTACATTCCTAATAAAAATAAACTTGTTCTTGAGGGCTACTGTGTGCATGGCTGTCGTTACTGTACAGCTGGAAATGTTTTAGACAGTATGACATGAAATCTgtctccacacacacagccattcaatACAAAATCCTATTGGTAGGAATGTTCAGCTGATTGAAAACAGAAAGAAATGCTGACAAACTCGAGGCTTATTGAAACCTGTATCTGGTTTGCATTGCCCATATGAGTGAACTTAGAATGCTTACAGTATTAGTGTTGTGAGTCTGAGCGCTGGTCTGGCCCTCTGGATAAAATCTAGGACATTATTATTTTCTTTAATACAGCATGGTGAAGGCCAGTTTGTGCTTGATGCTGTATAACAAACACCCTGCAGCAATTGCAATGCTCTCAACACCATTGTTCAGAAGGGTCTGTCAGAAGCATTAGTAGTGGCTCAGTGGGAAAAATAAGGTTCAAATTATGAAAGAAAAGTGACCGAATAATCAGACTTCTGAACATTAGTTCCTGAAAACAGAAAACCGAGAAAAATATCACGACAACACAAGTAACAAGGAGTGGAGGGAATCAGTGTCGAATCTGTGCACAAATCTTACATTACATCAATGCTTGAAAGTTGCACATCTCAAGTTTGGATCTAGCACTTGTCGCTATAAAGAAGTTAGAAGAGTGAAGGACCTTATTTCTATTAGTGTATTACTGCATTTATACTGCAGACACATCACTTTGACTGATGAGAAATACATCTAAAAGTTAATATGAAAATCTTGTTTTTTAAACAATGTCGGCAAAAAAATTCCAAATAAAAtaagtttttaaaaaaataataaaatcgGCACTAGTGTCCTACAGTAGGGTTGTCTAATAGATTTCCAAGCCTCTTAACCCACCCCAAAAAacattcacacagacagacacaaacaaacacagtcacactgacaggcaAAAATAGACAGGCAAAATAAGTCTCCAGGATACCACAACAAAATACCACAGCCCAAATTGACAGTGCTGCAGAACTTCATCTTTACAGAAGGAAAATAGGGAACTTGGTCTTTAACGGTCCAAATGAAAGTTGTTACAAGAAAAGGTAATAGAGGAAAGCAGGTTTGAAAGGGAATGTATTCGCCCCATGAATCACCTGACTCTACAGTTGGAGGGAAATGAGGCCCTGCTTGGAATGCCAGTGAAATATCTCCTATTTGAGCCCACAATGAGGCCTTCTGAAGTCACAAGAAGCAGGAGTTCACATTACCTGCCTCAGATTAAGGAACCCCATTTGAACAGCTTTCAGTCACATTTTGAGAAGCTAAtgttccccttcctcctctactttcGATTCACAATAATTTACAATGGCACCTTCGCCTACTCTATGCTTCTCCTAAACGGGGTCTTAGGGCACAGAAATacaagggagaggggaggaaaatgACTCTTGAAGACAATTGGTTCAGACACAAACACATGGGAAAGAAGTTTGTTAAAGCTATCCAGCACCTGCTCAAAGTTACAGGATATGCATAAGATCTACACGTTTTCATAGAGGGTCCTAAGCTACCTGACCTCTCTGAGCTGGGTAGAAGAGATTCATTTTATTCCATCAACGCCACTCATTTCTATCCTCCTTTGTGCCCTCACTCTTATTCAGAGTCTCTCGAGCTCATTCATCCTTTGTCATTCCTTCAATCCCACTGTCTGTCCTATACTCTCCCGCTCTGTAAATATAGAGGTCTGAATGGAGCCCGGCTTATTTTAGACAGCTGATCTGCAATTACATGGGATGATTTGGGTCATGATCTCACTGGAAGCTGAGAGTCACTGCAATTTGTCACGTCCTCTCTCCGTCTGCACAGTGGAGGGCAGGGATCAATGTCATCTCAATTCATGAAGTGAATTGAATTTCCAGCACAAGAACCAAAGACACATAATTGAAAATACAGTCAGACACCCTTGATAAATATGAGCAAAAATTACTGtataaaacaaataattaaaataCTGAGCTATTGGAtgctatatatacacagtaccagccaaaggtttggacacacctactcataccAGAGTTTTCCTTATTTTtctgtattttctacattgtagaataatagttaagacatcaaaactatgaaataacacatggaattgaAATTATTGGCACATCTAAAGATTCTCAGAAATAAAATcaaacaaaataaaacatttgaattTTAATGCAGATTCTAAGTTAATTTCAACAAATTAACTATTGTGGCCTTCCATGGCTTCCTGTTTTACTGGTAATGTCGTAATACACATGTAAATTCCCGTTGTCATCCATTACCATGGGAAAAGGCAAAGAGCTCACAAATGAAGTGACAAGTGGTTGTTGACCTTCATAAAATCCACCAATGGGTACAGAGAaaatagcaacaaaaaaaatcccTACCACTATTAGGGCAACAATTAAGATCAGTGATAAACTTGGATGCATAGCTTGTCCCCACGCAGTGAGGAAGATGGTTCAGGACGCAAAGAAATATCAAAGACCCAAAGTTGGAGAATTACAGAACTTGGTCGCATCGGTGGGTCACCACGTCTCCAAATCTACAACTAGACGCCACCTCCATGCCAATAGgttctttggaagggttgccataAAAAGTGACTTTATTGAGAGCAACCAAATGTAAAAGTTTGCTAAACgccattggcacttggattggaaccagtACTATGGTCCGATGACATGAAAACAGAGccctttggccacgcacaccagtggtgggtttggtgttGATAGAAGGATGTGTAAACAGGAAATAACCTCATACCTTCTGTAAATATGGTGGTGAATCTTGgatgttctggggctgttttgCTGCCACTGGttctggggcccttgttaagatCAATGGCATTTACCAAGTAcaaggacattttagccaaaaatcTGGTTGCTTCTGCCAGGAAGCCAAAAacgtggatcttccagcaagacaatacaAGCatacatcaaaatccacaaagaaatagTTCATTGAACACAAAATCATAATTTTGCAATagccatctcagtctccagacttgaaccccattgaaaacctgtggtttatattgaagagggcagtccaaaGCGCAggtgaaggatatcaaggatctggaaggattctgtgtgaaggaatggtctaagatccatcccaatgtgttctccaactcataaaacacttgagaaaaaggctcagtgccattATCCTCGCAAGGAGAGGGTGCCGGGAGTATTGAtaacaggggtgccaataatttttaCACTCTTTTtggagcaattgtattagtataaaatatacATTTCCAAAAAATGTTGAGcataaaatatgtatttatttatttgtgtcttttttgctcatcttcaACAAGGGTGCCAATAATGTTGGACCTGGATGCACACGGCTCGTTTCGATTCTTGCATTGAAATGTACATTTATTCCCTGAAATGAGTGCAGTAATGGAGTGGTCAGAGCCTGAACTCAAACACCTGAGTAACTGTGCTGACTGCACAGCACATCTAGACCACTGATTTAATTAAAGAATCATTCTCCGCCTCAAACTTTACTGACACTGCACTATAGACCGGGCGGGCCTCTCCCTGCTTTTTACTGTGTGGCACCTGGACTGCTTTACAGACGCAGTTGGAAAAAATGACAAAAACATACAGCCTGGGATCTTACATTGTGTGATTTTTTAAAGCATAGCTGATTGATCTGATGTGATATTCACATGCTGTGGTGTGACTAGGGCTGTGGCTGTCATGAAAAGATGTCAGCTGGTTAAtgtcataaacacatttagcatctccaggctCCACTCACACAAGCAGCTTCCTCTGATGCTCCcatttggaacatctacattaaaAAAAAGTTGAATAAATCAATTGAATACACACCATCACAGTaaattcattatttattttatctgGCTATGCACCATGAtataggctgtaggcttgttcatttagctgacaagatatgcttataagGCCTGTGACATTATtttatatgattttatagtaagaagaatatatttgaacttagctgaataaaatataatGGATATGTTTCCCATTCCGGAACAAGAGAGCGCGCgcatatgaagtggctatgttatacgtaaaagtgatcatttgaaacaggtcctaaaTGCTAGATTTCTAGTTATTGGGCAACTTTACTTGTTAATGATACAAACCTTAATATGCATTAGTAATGAAAACATATATGGGCTGCGTGATGCAACTACAGGCTATTGATAAAAAAGCTTGTACTACCATATTTACTATACATGtgcagtgatactggagtgatggaggtagatatgtataggggtaaggtgacagggatactagagtgatggaggtagatatgtataggggtaaggggacagggatactagatATGTATAGTGATACTAGGATGGAggtaggtagatatgtatagggggtaaggtgacagggatactagagtgatggaggtagatatgtataggggtaaggtgacagggatac is part of the Oncorhynchus keta strain PuntledgeMale-10-30-2019 chromosome 26, Oket_V2, whole genome shotgun sequence genome and encodes:
- the LOC118371595 gene encoding phospholipid phosphatase 2-like isoform X2, which gives rise to MTVVFRPYQRGVYCDDEDIKYPFKHDTITHGLLAAVTISCTVVILASGEAYLVYSKRIHSNSEFNGYVAALYKVLGTFLFGAAVSQSLTDLAKFTIGRLRPNFMAVCNPKVCKGYMLDINCTGNSHDVTESRLSFYSGHSSFGMYCMLFLALYVQARLRAKWARLLRPTIQFFLVAFAVYVGYTRVSDYKHHWSDVLVGFLQGALIAILNVRHVSDLFKQGPSHCSSPDTVENEELERRKPSLQIADADHNNHYSYPGPV
- the LOC118371595 gene encoding phospholipid phosphatase 2-like isoform X1, which translates into the protein MTDFRKKKLYVFVDVLCVVVAALPFLIMTVVFRPYQRGVYCDDEDIKYPFKHDTITHGLLAAVTISCTVVILASGEAYLVYSKRIHSNSEFNGYVAALYKVLGTFLFGAAVSQSLTDLAKFTIGRLRPNFMAVCNPKVCKGYMLDINCTGNSHDVTESRLSFYSGHSSFGMYCMLFLALYVQARLRAKWARLLRPTIQFFLVAFAVYVGYTRVSDYKHHWSDVLVGFLQGALIAILNVRHVSDLFKQGPSHCSSPDTVENEELERRKPSLQIADADHNNHYSYPGPV